Proteins encoded by one window of Hippoglossus hippoglossus isolate fHipHip1 chromosome 15, fHipHip1.pri, whole genome shotgun sequence:
- the c1d gene encoding nuclear nucleic acid-binding protein C1D: protein MAAETEDYPHEIDEQLTGFDSSATSVKTMLEQLMSMNMSDLQQKLDPLDQAKLDLMSAYTLNSLFWMYLVTKGVNPREHGIKQELERIRTYMNRVKEIGDRKKAARLDKGAAARFLRNALYDADEKDSRKKAVYKKMAGAASDGPKSKHPKQR, encoded by the exons ATGGCCGCAGAGACGGAGGACTACCCGCACGAGATCGACGAGCAGCTCACGGGCTTCGACTCGTCCGCGACGTCTGTCAAGACCATGTTGGAGCAGCTGATGTCCATGAACATGAGCGACCTCCAGCAGAAG CTGGATCCTTTGGATCAAGCCAAACTGGACCTGATGTCCGCCTACACCCTGAATTCATTATTCTGGA TGTACTTGGTCACAAAAGGGGTAAATCCCAGGGAACATGGAATCAAGCAGGAGTTG GAGCGAATCAGGACGTACATGAACCGAGTGAAGGAGATCGGTGACAGGAAGAAAGCTGCCCGTCTGGACAAGGGAGCGGCTGCACGCTTTCTCAGGAACGCTCTTTATGATGCAGATGAGAAAGATTCTAGAAAGAAAGCAGTATACAAGAAAATGGCAGGCGCAGCATCTGACGGCCCCAAGTCAAAGCATCCGAAGCAgaggtga
- the LOC117775260 gene encoding uncharacterized protein LOC117775260, giving the protein MEPSRAEPSRAELKSDKQLGTELTSDIMDNCDLEKLCVSAGSLRPDFAPEVTEYTVTVESGVATVTVDVVTSDCAASHNMLSGDGSSLINLSDGLNRVEVEVVAEDGSLKKYRVDVTKLSAQVAQLSALTVDAGVQLHPAFSSNVYEYKSIVPFHCDAVTLLPEVQDRHIGVAVTGGDASRRVPVNFGDTAVQISVRSADGSNSQVYTVSVTRELVPLAVTFTDGKQQLDYECPVSLSAFYRPVSLSHSDPKQTLSRPYSEMLARRSRVDPLSDCPLGDGWKVAERDLDGEMSAAPVKCFFVYRGCDRVMKLSELGSHVPRCPHRPTGPLDSKDVTETSWYKKHFASAGCLEIETRHILEVRNWEKRLQTTAGEDNVNELCALAQHHLKLYRQHLPKPGDMLQHEGGRSPLQSLEQAAVHCASAIRLSSREARLHFLLGQVLEEQHYATEMYGLQRKADRDRDELSDAKSAARQDEILAVCKLHGFPRTPTVENQLRALDKETQQLKEQGQSSRADYVQTLHTWLSKKTAKGGGSAPREEENHSSVHRALMKYLDAWSLSPDSWEFNLHVGRLLLLQGRSRGALQHLQSGLALRPLHPALRFFTGLALLQQEPRASEDTEKEAALFLQQGLEHFVSQRCSKGWKEQDPPETLSGLDAEFLRGLLTLGQLQQRNTLSGMSAEQVYHTAAVLAAQSVSRCVCGGRVSGQLEWVLLDAHFALLQRLVQQGGGRAKVVQRCRALTALIGLSSIPPCQELLDMQEKTCQLAVVTTPRDSHALCLLGLAQLAQYGNSPNSEKSQEAIADACLSFQASIELEDKTQGGEPPEQLRQQKWWQDRQNSEKEKSAKPPTAQPKGVKGPSDPGVAERGARRGRGGPGHVRAKAAVTKAPAPIGGGKAGRPAARGRAGAAAKPDGSAHASKAKLNKSKQACCPGTVETAEVSEAPVGDGVAASCPVNCRSHVSRLGLARALSRSADTQNEAKRLYLKVISMAPGLHDAYIELVQLLEPWDPRAAAEVYCRFPLRPVAEQSFDDAFITGEIVRLLLALEQYNHPQLGPSLVAHGKVMGLSSIEKHMDVLDAKSMTELLRSVYARIHDRQEDDQDLQEFFRFRCWI; this is encoded by the exons AtggagccgagccgagccgagccgagtCGAGCCGAGCTAaagtcagacaaacagctggGAACAGAGCTAACTTCAGACATCATGGACAACTGTGATTTAGAGAAACTCTGCGTCTCTGCAGGGAGCCTCCGTCCGGACTTCGCACCGGAAGTGACGGAGTACACGGTGACGGTGGAGAGCGGCGTGGCCACAGTGACCGTGGACGTGGTCACTAGTGACTGTGCAGCCTCACACAACATG ctctcTGGAGACGGGTCCAGCCTCATCAACCTGAGTGATGGGCTGAACAGGGTGGAAGTGGAGGTGGTAGCTGAGGACGGCTCCTTAAAGAAATACCGTGTGGACGTCACCAAGCTGTCTGCACAGGTCGCACAGCTCAGTGCTCTGACTGTGGACGCAGGCGTTCAGCTGCATCCGGCTTTTTCCTCCAATGTCTACGAATACAAGA gcatCGTTCCCTTTCACTGTGATGCTGTGACGCTGCTTCCCGAGGTGCAGGACCGACACATCGGAGTCGCAGTGACCGGGGGAGACGCCTCTCGACGCGTCCCTGTGAACTTTGGAGACACTGCGGTGCAGATCTCCGTCCGGTCAGCAGATGGCAGTAATTCACAG GTGTACACGGTGTCGGTGACTCGAGAGCTCGTTCCGCTGGCTGTGACCTTCACTGATgggaagcagcagctggactATGAATGTCCAGTGTCCCTGAGTGCTTTTTATAGGCCGGTGTCTCTCAGCCACAG TGACCCCAAGCAGACCCTCTCCAGGCCGTATAGTGAGATGCTGGCACGCAGATCAAGAGTCGACCCACTTAGCGACTGTCCTCTGGGAGACGGCTGGAAGGTCGCTGAGCGGGACCTTGACGGGGAGATGTCTGCTGCCCCGGTCAAGTGCTTCTTTGTTTACCGAG GATGCGACCGAGTGATGAAACTGTCCGAGCTGGGGTCACACGTTCCTCGCTGCCCACACAGACCCACAGGACCCCTGGATTCAAAG GATGTCACAGAGACAAGTTGGTATAAGAAGCACTTTGCATCAGCCGGTTGTTTGGAAATAGAGACGAGACACATTCTGGAG GTGCGTAACTGGGAGAAGAGACTACAAACGACAGCAGGAGAAGACAATGTGAATGAGCTGTGTGCCTTGGCCCAGCATCATCTGAAACTCTACCGACAGCACCTGCCAAAACCAG GGGACATGTTGCAGCACGAGGGCGGCCGGTCTCCTCTGCAGAGCCTGGAGCAGGCCGCTGTCCACTGTGCGTCCGCTATCAGACTGAGCTCCAGAGAGGCCAggctccacttcctgttggGACAGGTTCTGGAGGAGCAGCACTACGCCACAGAGATGTACGGCCTCCAGAGGAAG GCCGACAGGGACAGAGATGAATTGAGCGACGCCAAGTCAGCAGCGCGACAAGATGAGATCCTCGCTGTGTGTAAACTCCACGGTTTCCCCCGCACCCCCACGGTGGAGAACCAGCTTCGGGCCTTGGATAAAGAGACTCAGCAGCTCAAGGAGCAGGGGCAGTCCAGCAGAGCCGACTACGTTCAGACTCTCCACACGTGGCTCTCCAAGAAAACTGCCAAG GGCGGTGGATCAGCTCCGCGGGAGGAGGAGAACCACAGCTCTGTCCACCGAGCTCTGATGAAATACCTGGACGCCTGGTCTCTGAGTCCAGACAGCTGGGAGTTCAACCTCCACGTAggacggctgctgctgctgcagggtcGGAGCAGAGGAGCCCTGCAGCATCTCCAGAGCGGCCTGGCTCTGCGGCCCCTGCATCCGGCACTCAG ATTCTTCACCGGGCtggctctgctgcagcaggagccgAGGGCCTCTGAGGACACGGAGAAGGAGGCTGCTCTGTTCTTACAACAGGGACTGGAGCACTTTGTCAGCCAGCGCTGCAgcaaggg ctggaaggagcaggatCCACCGGAGACTCTGTCCGGCCTCGACGCAGAGTTCCTGCGAGGCCTCCTCACCCTGggccagctgcagcagagaaacacgCTGTCAGGAATGAGCGCTGAGCAGGTCTATCACAC TGCAGCCGTGCTGGCAGCCCAGAGtgtgagtcggtgtgtgtgtggtggacgGGTGAGCGGGCAGCTGGAGTGGGTGCTGCTGGACGCTCACTTCGCTCTGCTGCAGAGGCTGGTCCAGCAGGGTGGGGGCCGGGCCAAGGTGGTCCAAAGATGCCGGGCCCTCACGGCTCTGATTGGCCTCAGCTCCATCCCCCCGTGTCAGGAGCTGCTGGACATGCAGGAGAAG ACATGCCAGCTGGCAGTAGTGACCACACCGCGGGACAGCCACGCCCTGTGTCTGCTGGGTCTGGCTCAGCTGGCTCAATATGGCAACAGCCCAAACTCAGAGAAGTCCCAGGAAGCCATCGCTGATGCCTGTCTCAGTTTCCAGGCCAGCATTGAGCTGGAAGACAAGACGCAGGGCGGGGAGCCACCTGAACAGCTGAGAC AACAAAAATGGTGGCAGGACCGGCAGAACTCTGAGAAAGAGAAATCTGCCAAACCACCTACAGCCCAACCAAAAGGAGTGAAGGGGCCCTCGGACCCCGGTGTGGCCGAGAGAGGAGCCaggcgggggaggggggggcctGGTCATGTCCGAGCGAAGGCAGCTGTAACCAAAGCTCCAGCCCCCATCGGGGGAGGGAAGGCCGGGCGACCCGCAGCCAG GGGgagagctggagcagcagccaAGCCAGATGGATCAGCTCATGCCTCCAAAGCAAAGCTCAACAAGTCCAAACAGGCCTGTTGCCCCGGAACTGTTGAGACGGCAGAGG TTTCAGAGGCTCCAGTGGGAGACGGAGTCGCTGCGTCCTGTCCAGTGAACTGCAGGTCTCACGTCTCCCGGCTGGGTCTGGCCCGCGCCCTGTCCCGCTCTGCAGACACCCAGAATGAGGCCAAGCGGCTCTACCTGAAGGTCATCTCCATGGCACCAGGG CTCCACGATGCCTATATTGAGTTggtgcagctgctggagccgtGGGACCCTCGGGCTGCAGCGGAGGTCTACTGCAGGTTCCCTCTCAGGCCTGTGGCCGAGCAGAGCTTCGACGACGCCTTCATCACGGGAGAGATCGTCCGCCTGCTGCTGGCGCTGGAGCAGTACAACCACCCGCAGCTGGGCCCCAGCCTCGTGGCACACGGAAAGGTCATGGGCCTCA gCAGCATCGAGAAACACATGGACGTCTTGGATGCAAAGTCCATGACCGAGCTGCTGAGGAGCGTCTACGCGAGGATCCACGACCGACAGGAGGACGACCAGGACCTGCAGGAGTTCTTCAGGTTCAGATGCTGGATATGA